In Paenibacillus sp. FSL M7-0420, a single genomic region encodes these proteins:
- the sbnA gene encoding 2,3-diaminopropionate biosynthesis protein SbnA produces the protein MAEQWRDKVNEVIRYFPWYKDLIGNEHVNYSLEQLPLMTSDLLDIHYYNNEPDASHAVYRTSGTSTGRRKAIVYSEEDEQHYIDIKTRLFGELLQGSGCARALADMGTGHAAHTALAIFARLGLVNSSIPFELPVEQHIERIQAFQPDLLYTMPSILDHIVYAAEDPRAFGIRKIILVGEIATREWQQNMARLFGLKPQDITDTYGSIEIGTIAYYSHELGRYLLAEGIVAEAVGTEIVGEGLDPLGNGEGILVLTSTVRKLLPALRFVTYDVVRDFRTVQVDGVERQSFQSIVKRVGRELKHGEKISIYDIEQVVYRHLQQARVRVGVSHNALSVYIQSRSAAPSCVPVIREEIRACIPEIGLMIANHLLDDIEVILMAEDGELAGGQVKNKKLYYQKEKDQMQGRAEPQTVEQRAEPQLTSGILSAIGHTPLLKLDNLFPASGFSVYAKLELMNPGGSAKDRPALRMIREAWKDSLIGPGTVIIESSSGNMAISLAMICKQLGMTFISVVDARTTGMNLQLLKALGAAIDFIDRPDPETGEFLPARLKRVQQLLAEIPGSYWPNQYANPNNYLSHYDTTMPEIVKELVQVDYLFCSVSTCGTINGLAEYVKDKGLRTRIVAVDAEGSVIFGGHAKKRHFPGLGAGIVPPLRRPDLIDRIVHVTDADMVKGCRALARRESILAGASSGAVLAAIRQLKEEIPPGAVCTAILHDKGERYLDTVYSDTWVQSQFGAELLSATEEFLV, from the coding sequence ATGGCGGAGCAGTGGCGGGATAAAGTAAACGAAGTAATCAGGTACTTCCCCTGGTACAAGGATCTTATCGGCAATGAGCACGTGAATTACAGTCTGGAGCAGCTTCCCCTTATGACTTCGGATCTGCTGGATATTCATTATTATAACAACGAACCCGATGCTTCCCATGCCGTCTACCGGACCTCGGGCACCAGTACAGGACGGCGTAAGGCAATCGTCTATTCGGAAGAGGATGAACAGCATTATATCGATATCAAAACCAGGCTGTTCGGGGAATTGCTTCAGGGAAGCGGATGTGCCCGGGCGCTGGCGGATATGGGAACCGGACATGCTGCGCATACGGCGCTGGCTATATTTGCACGGCTGGGACTGGTGAACAGCTCCATTCCCTTCGAGTTGCCGGTAGAACAGCATATTGAGCGTATTCAGGCTTTCCAGCCCGACCTGCTGTACACCATGCCCTCGATCTTGGATCATATCGTATATGCTGCGGAGGACCCCCGGGCGTTCGGAATCCGCAAAATCATTCTGGTCGGCGAGATCGCTACCCGCGAGTGGCAGCAGAACATGGCCCGCCTGTTCGGCCTGAAGCCGCAGGATATTACCGATACGTACGGGTCGATTGAAATCGGCACGATTGCTTATTATTCGCATGAGCTGGGCCGGTATCTGCTGGCTGAAGGCATCGTTGCCGAAGCTGTGGGAACGGAGATCGTAGGGGAAGGGCTCGACCCGCTGGGTAACGGCGAAGGCATTCTGGTGTTAACTTCAACCGTGCGTAAGCTGCTGCCAGCCCTCCGGTTTGTCACCTATGATGTGGTGAGGGATTTCAGGACTGTGCAGGTAGACGGGGTGGAGCGGCAGAGCTTCCAGTCCATCGTCAAGCGGGTGGGCCGTGAGCTGAAGCATGGGGAGAAAATCAGCATCTACGATATTGAACAGGTGGTCTACCGTCATCTTCAGCAGGCCAGGGTCCGGGTCGGGGTCAGCCATAATGCATTATCCGTGTACATCCAGAGCAGGTCAGCTGCTCCATCCTGCGTTCCGGTCATCAGGGAAGAGATCAGGGCATGCATCCCGGAGATTGGTCTGATGATCGCAAATCACCTGCTTGACGATATTGAAGTCATTCTGATGGCAGAGGATGGGGAGCTTGCGGGCGGACAGGTGAAGAACAAGAAGCTGTATTATCAGAAGGAGAAGGACCAAATGCAGGGCAGGGCGGAGCCGCAGACAGTGGAGCAGCGGGCAGAGCCTCAGCTTACCAGCGGGATTTTATCGGCTATCGGACATACACCACTCCTGAAGCTGGATAATCTGTTTCCTGCCAGCGGGTTCAGCGTCTACGCCAAGCTGGAGCTGATGAACCCGGGAGGAAGCGCCAAGGACCGCCCGGCCTTGCGGATGATCCGGGAAGCGTGGAAGGACAGTCTTATTGGGCCGGGGACCGTTATTATTGAATCCAGTTCCGGGAATATGGCCATCAGCCTGGCCATGATATGCAAGCAGCTGGGGATGACCTTCATCAGTGTGGTGGATGCCAGAACCACCGGGATGAATCTTCAGCTGCTGAAGGCCCTGGGTGCGGCTATTGATTTCATTGACCGCCCTGATCCCGAAACCGGGGAATTCCTGCCGGCCCGGCTGAAGCGTGTGCAGCAGCTGCTCGCGGAAATACCGGGCAGCTATTGGCCGAATCAGTATGCCAATCCCAATAACTATTTATCCCATTATGATACGACTATGCCGGAGATCGTGAAGGAACTGGTGCAGGTCGATTACCTGTTCTGTAGTGTTAGTACCTGCGGAACGATAAACGGACTGGCAGAATACGTGAAGGACAAGGGACTGCGGACCCGGATTGTGGCGGTGGATGCAGAGGGTAGCGTTATTTTTGGCGGCCATGCGAAGAAGCGGCACTTCCCTGGACTGGGTGCCGGTATTGTGCCCCCGCTGCGCAGACCGGATTTGATCGACCGGATTGTGCATGTTACCGACGCCGATATGGTCAAGGGCTGCCGGGCGCTGGCCCGCAGGGAATCCATTCTGGCCGGAGCCTCCTCCGGGGCCGTGCTTGCCGCTATTCGGCAACTTAAGGAGGAGATCCCTCCCGGCGCAGTCTGCACCGCCATCCTGCATGATAAGGGAGAACGGTACCTCGATACGGTATACTCGGATACCTGGGTTCAGAGCCAATTCGGAGCGGAGCTGCTATCAGCTACGGAAGAGTTCCTAGTGTGA
- a CDS encoding MFS transporter — MKLSKEERSWILYDCGNSAYSMAVTTALLPIIFGMFDNVGSSMDLGYFNSIASILVAVLSPILGTIADYKDRKKRFFIFFAALGILATASLAFVSPDSGQWQLLIAFYILSAVGFAGSNIFYDSFLVDITEDERMDKVSTRGFAYGYIFSCIPFGISLLLIFLLGMDKAIGYQIGFIITALWWGLLTVPMIRDVKQRYYIEPEPKPVARSFQRIAATFRNIRQHRIVFVFLLAYFFYIDGVDTIIKMVVPYATSVLGTDALDTFTLLGILLIIQIIAFPCAILYGNLAKTYSARNLIIAGIFTYVISCIAAFFISSVWHIFLLGALIGSAQGGIQALSRSYFAKIIPKENSNEFFGFYNIFGKFAAILGPALMSLTTTLSGDARYSILSIIPLFLIGFLIFITLPKGT; from the coding sequence ATGAAGCTAAGCAAAGAGGAGAGATCGTGGATTCTGTACGACTGCGGAAATTCCGCTTATTCGATGGCCGTGACTACGGCGCTGCTGCCGATTATCTTCGGGATGTTCGATAATGTGGGCAGCAGTATGGACCTGGGGTACTTCAACTCCATCGCCAGTATTCTGGTCGCGGTCCTCAGCCCGATTCTGGGCACGATTGCGGATTATAAGGACCGGAAGAAGCGGTTTTTTATTTTTTTCGCTGCGCTTGGTATCCTTGCAACCGCCTCCCTGGCCTTCGTGTCCCCGGACAGCGGTCAATGGCAGCTGCTCATCGCCTTTTACATTCTGTCAGCGGTCGGCTTCGCCGGGTCTAACATCTTCTACGATTCCTTCCTGGTGGATATTACGGAGGACGAACGGATGGACAAGGTGTCTACCCGGGGGTTCGCCTACGGCTACATCTTCAGTTGTATTCCGTTCGGCATCAGCCTGCTGCTGATCTTCCTGCTGGGGATGGACAAGGCCATCGGCTACCAGATCGGGTTCATCATTACGGCGCTCTGGTGGGGGCTGCTTACGGTGCCGATGATCCGCGATGTGAAGCAGAGATATTATATCGAGCCTGAGCCGAAGCCTGTTGCCCGGAGCTTCCAGCGTATCGCTGCCACCTTCAGGAATATCCGCCAGCACCGAATCGTCTTTGTGTTCCTGCTCGCCTACTTCTTCTACATTGACGGAGTAGATACGATTATCAAAATGGTTGTGCCCTACGCCACCTCCGTCCTCGGCACAGATGCCCTGGATACCTTCACGCTGCTGGGAATTCTGCTCATCATCCAGATTATTGCCTTTCCCTGCGCGATTCTCTATGGCAATCTGGCCAAAACCTACTCCGCCCGGAATCTGATTATTGCCGGGATCTTCACCTACGTTATTTCTTGTATCGCAGCGTTCTTCATTAGCTCGGTATGGCATATTTTCCTGCTGGGTGCGCTGATCGGCTCGGCACAGGGCGGCATTCAGGCGCTTAGCCGGTCCTATTTCGCCAAAATCATCCCGAAGGAGAATTCCAACGAATTCTTCGGGTTCTATAATATTTTCGGCAAGTTCGCGGCGATTCTCGGCCCTGCCTTAATGTCTCTGACCACTACCTTGAGCGGGGATGCCCGCTACAGTATTTTATCGATTATTCCGCTCTTTCTGATCGGCTTCTTGATCTTCATCACATTGCCAAAGGGGACATAG
- a CDS encoding alkaline phosphatase family protein, whose product MESTGLQPQPPPAAKHLIVISYDAFSEDHWELASRLPNLSKLITSGAYSNRLRSVYPTLTYVVHTTIATGVYPDKHGVYHNNPLQPFVPEEEQRWFWFREAVQVPTIYDAARKAGLSTAGLLWPVSGKSSIQYNIPEIRALKGENQALKILRSGSPLYCARLELKYGRIRQGITQPQLDNFTTKCAADTIKRHKPNLLLMHLIDLDDTKHMYGTDSGEVDDVILRMDNRLGEIMQAVEDAGIWEETVIMVLGDHGQFNVRYKVHLNNLLQAKGLIFDKDGEMHWRAYFQSGGGSAYLHVQPGDEEAQRLALAVVDEYRREGASGIESVYTEETLKQLHASPVAKVMLEAQRGYSFDETLADTLITDLQAEGIRYATHGYSPDASGYRCNLVIAGAAIKQSYPIGDLEMVDIAPTMGRILGMEFGPGDGRVLEEIFEA is encoded by the coding sequence ATGGAATCTACTGGACTGCAACCGCAACCACCCCCGGCAGCCAAGCATCTGATCGTCATCTCCTATGATGCCTTCTCTGAGGATCACTGGGAGCTGGCCAGCCGCCTGCCTAATCTGTCGAAGCTGATCACCAGCGGTGCTTACAGCAACCGTCTGAGAAGTGTCTATCCCACGCTCACTTATGTGGTGCATACGACCATCGCTACCGGCGTCTACCCGGATAAGCACGGCGTTTATCACAACAATCCGCTGCAGCCGTTCGTGCCGGAGGAGGAGCAGCGCTGGTTCTGGTTCCGGGAGGCAGTCCAGGTGCCAACGATCTATGATGCCGCGCGTAAGGCGGGTCTGAGTACGGCGGGACTGCTGTGGCCGGTAAGCGGCAAGTCCTCAATTCAGTATAATATTCCAGAGATCCGGGCGCTAAAAGGAGAGAATCAGGCGCTCAAGATACTGCGAAGCGGCAGTCCCCTGTACTGCGCCCGGCTGGAGTTGAAATACGGACGAATCAGGCAGGGAATCACCCAGCCGCAGCTCGATAACTTCACCACGAAGTGCGCCGCCGATACAATTAAGCGGCATAAGCCGAACCTGCTGCTGATGCATCTAATCGACCTGGATGACACCAAGCATATGTACGGCACGGATAGCGGGGAAGTGGACGATGTCATCCTGCGGATGGACAACCGGCTGGGTGAGATCATGCAGGCGGTAGAGGATGCCGGAATCTGGGAGGAGACGGTGATTATGGTACTGGGTGACCATGGTCAGTTCAACGTGCGCTACAAGGTGCATTTGAACAACCTTTTGCAGGCTAAGGGGCTGATCTTTGACAAGGACGGTGAGATGCACTGGCGGGCCTACTTCCAGAGCGGCGGCGGTTCAGCTTATCTGCATGTGCAGCCCGGAGATGAGGAAGCGCAGCGGCTGGCCTTGGCGGTGGTGGATGAATATAGGCGTGAAGGAGCATCAGGAATCGAGAGTGTATATACGGAAGAGACGCTGAAGCAGCTCCACGCCAGCCCGGTGGCAAAAGTCATGCTTGAAGCACAGCGGGGCTACAGCTTCGATGAGACGCTGGCGGACACGCTGATCACCGATCTGCAGGCTGAAGGCATACGCTATGCTACGCATGGCTACTCGCCGGATGCAAGCGGGTACCGCTGCAATCTCGTCATCGCAGGGGCCGCGATCAAGCAGAGCTACCCCATCGGTGACCTGGAGATGGTCGATATCGCCCCGACGATGGGACGGATTCTGGGGATGGAGTTCGGGCCGGGGGACGGGCGGGTGTTGGAGGAGATTTTTGAGGCATAG
- a CDS encoding metal ABC transporter ATP-binding protein, with amino-acid sequence MQIKGLNVDYFGHSALEGVTLDIPFGHSVGIIGPNGAGKSTFIKALLDVIKKRSGTVKAEGKDIALYRRNIAYVPQKNDIDLTFPITVKDTVLTGTYPNLKLFRRPGKKERNIAERSMAMVEIGDLADKQISNLSGGQLQRVFIARALAQEASVFFLDEPFVGIDMVSERIIVNLFKQLREEGKTILVVHHDLHEVEEYFDKIILLNKQLIAFGDVQDTFTTENIRRAYGTSLGNVMIQGAGGAAHA; translated from the coding sequence ATTCAGATTAAAGGTTTAAATGTTGATTATTTCGGCCATTCGGCGCTGGAAGGAGTGACGCTCGATATCCCCTTCGGGCATTCGGTAGGCATTATCGGGCCTAATGGCGCCGGTAAATCCACGTTCATTAAGGCGCTGCTGGACGTAATCAAGAAGAGAAGCGGAACGGTGAAGGCAGAGGGGAAGGACATCGCCCTGTACAGACGGAATATCGCCTACGTGCCGCAGAAGAACGATATTGACCTGACTTTTCCCATTACAGTGAAGGATACGGTGCTGACCGGAACTTATCCGAACTTGAAGCTGTTCCGGCGTCCGGGCAAGAAGGAGCGGAATATTGCGGAGCGCAGCATGGCGATGGTGGAGATCGGTGACCTTGCGGATAAGCAGATCAGCAATTTGTCCGGCGGGCAGCTGCAGCGGGTGTTTATCGCCCGGGCGCTGGCTCAGGAGGCCAGTGTGTTTTTCCTGGATGAGCCGTTTGTGGGCATTGATATGGTCAGCGAGCGCATCATTGTGAACCTGTTCAAGCAGCTCCGCGAGGAAGGCAAGACCATCCTGGTGGTGCATCATGATCTGCATGAGGTCGAAGAATATTTTGACAAAATCATTCTGCTCAACAAGCAGCTAATCGCCTTCGGAGATGTACAGGATACCTTCACCACGGAGAATATCCGCAGAGCCTACGGTACCTCCTTGGGCAATGTAATGATCCAGGGGGCAGGAGGTGCCGCTCATGCTTGA
- a CDS encoding metal ABC transporter permease, giving the protein MLESLSSLLNIPVYAINAGLSAIILGIVSGALGSFIVLRKMSLMGDALSHAVLPGVALSYILGINILLGASLFGLLAAILIQFITSRSNIKSDTSIGIILSSFFALGIVLITFARSGLDLTHILFGNILAVPQSELLQSFIIMLAVLAIITLLYKELLISSFDPVVAKAYGLKTGFYHYLLMMLLSVVTVSSLSQVGIVLVIAMLVIPAATSYLWSNSLLHMIVLASAVGAASGIIGVYVSFRYNLPTSATIVLVGVTLFSISFIISPKNNFLRKGLKQA; this is encoded by the coding sequence ATGCTTGAGTCCTTATCCAGCCTGCTGAATATTCCAGTGTACGCCATTAACGCCGGGCTATCTGCGATTATCCTCGGGATTGTCTCGGGGGCGCTGGGCAGCTTCATCGTTCTGCGCAAAATGTCGCTGATGGGCGATGCCTTATCTCACGCTGTGCTTCCAGGCGTCGCCCTGTCTTATATTCTGGGCATTAACATCCTGCTGGGCGCTTCGTTATTTGGCCTGTTAGCCGCTATTCTCATTCAATTCATCACCAGCCGCAGCAATATTAAGAGCGATACCTCCATCGGCATCATTCTCAGCTCCTTCTTTGCACTCGGCATTGTTCTGATTACATTCGCCCGCAGCGGGCTGGATCTCACCCATATTCTGTTCGGCAACATTCTGGCCGTTCCGCAATCCGAGCTGCTGCAATCCTTCATCATCATGCTGGCGGTGCTTGCCATTATTACACTGCTGTACAAAGAACTGCTGATCAGCTCATTCGATCCGGTGGTAGCGAAGGCATACGGGCTGAAGACCGGCTTCTATCATTATCTGCTGATGATGCTGCTCTCCGTAGTGACCGTCTCCTCCTTGTCCCAGGTTGGGATTGTGCTGGTCATCGCCATGCTGGTCATCCCGGCAGCCACCTCGTATCTGTGGTCTAATTCCTTACTGCATATGATCGTTTTAGCCTCTGCAGTAGGGGCAGCCTCGGGGATCATCGGCGTATACGTGAGCTTCCGCTACAATCTGCCGACAAGTGCAACAATCGTGCTGGTTGGCGTCACCCTGTTCAGCATTTCATTCATCATATCGCCCAAAAATAATTTTCTGCGGAAAGGATTGAAGCAAGCATGA
- a CDS encoding metal ABC transporter substrate-binding protein has translation MRLFKILSASVLLLLLAACSNTSKGGADDGKLEIVATYSIIADMTRNITGDKAEVYSMVPIGTDPHMYDPLPADTGKVSSADLIFYNGLNLETGKGWFQDLLKVTKKEAAAFAVSEEVAPMYLTEKGKESQVDPHAWLDIQNAVKYVDVITARVIERDPDNKQYYLDNQTAYVKELTELDQYAKEAVSKVPQEKRVLVTSEGAFKYFSKAYGFESAFIWEINTDSQGTPEQMNRIIGIIKEKQIPALFLETSVNPKTMETISRETGVPVHSKIFTDSLAKEGEDGDTYLKMIKWNIDQVIEGLSKE, from the coding sequence ATGAGACTGTTCAAAATACTATCGGCATCCGTACTCCTTCTACTACTAGCAGCCTGCTCCAACACCAGTAAGGGGGGAGCGGATGACGGTAAGCTGGAGATCGTGGCCACGTATTCGATTATTGCCGACATGACCCGGAATATCACCGGAGATAAAGCGGAGGTCTATAGCATGGTGCCTATCGGCACAGACCCGCATATGTATGATCCGCTGCCCGCAGATACAGGCAAGGTGTCGAGTGCGGACCTTATTTTCTATAACGGCTTGAATCTGGAGACCGGGAAGGGCTGGTTCCAGGATCTGCTCAAGGTGACGAAGAAGGAAGCGGCCGCGTTTGCCGTCTCTGAAGAGGTTGCTCCGATGTACCTAACGGAGAAGGGGAAGGAATCTCAGGTTGACCCTCATGCCTGGCTGGATATACAGAACGCGGTCAAGTATGTGGATGTCATTACCGCGCGTGTGATCGAACGGGACCCGGACAACAAGCAGTATTATCTGGATAACCAGACCGCGTATGTGAAGGAGCTGACCGAGCTGGATCAGTATGCCAAGGAAGCCGTGAGCAAGGTCCCGCAGGAGAAGCGCGTCCTGGTGACCAGTGAAGGAGCCTTCAAATACTTTTCCAAGGCCTATGGCTTCGAATCCGCCTTCATCTGGGAGATCAACACGGACAGCCAGGGAACACCGGAGCAGATGAACCGGATTATCGGCATTATCAAGGAGAAGCAGATTCCGGCGTTATTCCTGGAGACGAGCGTCAACCCCAAGACAATGGAGACCATATCCCGCGAGACCGGGGTGCCGGTGCACTCCAAGATTTTCACGGATTCTCTGGCTAAGGAAGGCGAAGACGGCGACACCTATCTGAAGATGATCAAGTGGAATATCGATCAGGTGATTGAGGGCTTGTCGAAGGAATAA
- a CDS encoding O-methyltransferase, with product MEEQSKWSKVDTYFSDRLLAADPVLDAVLDANAGAGLPAIDVAPNQGKLLYLLAKMKGASNILEIGTLGGYSTIWLARALPETGRLVSLEFEHKHVVVAEDNLRMAGLADKTEVIEGPALDSLALLEARGDEPFDFIFIDADKPNNPHYLKWALKLARPGAVIVADNVVRDGEVIDPGSKDDRVQGIRQFMELLAAEPRIDATAIQTVGSKGYDGFVLGIVTTQNNP from the coding sequence ATGGAAGAACAAAGTAAATGGAGTAAGGTCGATACCTATTTCAGTGACAGGTTGCTGGCTGCAGATCCGGTCCTGGACGCTGTGCTGGATGCGAATGCCGGGGCCGGCTTACCGGCGATTGATGTCGCTCCGAATCAGGGGAAGCTGCTGTATCTGCTCGCCAAAATGAAGGGAGCGTCCAACATTCTGGAGATCGGCACCCTGGGCGGTTATAGCACCATCTGGCTGGCGCGGGCATTGCCGGAGACGGGCAGGCTGGTCTCGCTGGAATTCGAGCACAAGCATGTTGTGGTAGCTGAGGATAACCTGAGAATGGCGGGGCTGGCAGACAAGACAGAGGTAATTGAAGGCCCGGCGCTGGATTCGCTGGCGCTGCTGGAAGCCCGGGGCGATGAGCCGTTTGACTTCATCTTCATTGATGCCGACAAGCCTAATAATCCGCATTACCTGAAGTGGGCGCTGAAGCTGGCCCGGCCGGGCGCGGTCATTGTGGCTGATAACGTAGTGCGTGACGGCGAGGTTATTGACCCGGGCAGTAAGGATGACCGGGTTCAAGGTATCCGGCAGTTCATGGAGCTGCTCGCCGCAGAGCCGCGTATAGATGCTACTGCAATACAGACGGTCGGCAGCAAGGGCTATGACGGCTTTGTGCTCGGGATTGTCACCACACAAAATAACCCCTAA
- a CDS encoding LysR family transcriptional regulator, with translation MNIHALRLFYYVAETGSVTKAAARLRISQPAVTSQIKRLEKDLGLPLFNPSGRGISLTPFGTELAKQAGNLFTYEERIEEFVEDYRQGRKGKLRIAATYLPANFLVPGWAARFKAGQPEMEIEITTTNSTQAFEQLQRHEADVAFYGGGAKEKPEDVDWLELFEDELWFVVAPSHPFANGTVSLPEMMQEPFVMREEGSSTRERLVSLCTTYGLKPPRVTLQFSGLGEVIRSVMAGYGANFISSLAVRDYVEWKQLCRVQVEGIQLSNHIAVCTRKNETLSAGLQRFIDICRQ, from the coding sequence ATGAACATTCATGCACTGAGGCTTTTTTATTATGTGGCTGAGACGGGAAGCGTCACGAAGGCGGCTGCCCGGCTGAGGATCAGCCAGCCGGCGGTGACCAGCCAGATCAAGAGGCTGGAGAAGGATCTGGGACTGCCGCTATTCAATCCCAGCGGCCGGGGAATCTCGCTGACTCCCTTCGGGACAGAGCTGGCGAAGCAGGCCGGTAATCTCTTCACCTATGAAGAACGGATTGAGGAGTTCGTAGAGGATTACCGCCAGGGACGGAAGGGGAAGCTGCGCATTGCCGCCACCTATCTTCCGGCGAATTTCCTGGTCCCGGGCTGGGCCGCCCGGTTCAAGGCGGGGCAGCCCGAGATGGAGATTGAGATAACCACGACCAATTCCACGCAGGCCTTTGAACAATTGCAGCGTCATGAAGCGGATGTCGCCTTTTACGGTGGCGGAGCCAAGGAGAAGCCTGAGGATGTAGACTGGCTGGAGCTGTTTGAGGATGAGCTGTGGTTCGTAGTGGCCCCTTCCCATCCTTTTGCCAATGGTACGGTATCGCTGCCGGAGATGATGCAGGAGCCGTTCGTAATGCGTGAGGAAGGCAGCTCCACCCGGGAGCGTCTGGTCTCGCTCTGTACAACCTATGGTCTGAAGCCGCCGCGTGTGACCCTGCAATTCAGCGGGCTGGGCGAAGTCATTCGTTCGGTCATGGCAGGGTATGGCGCCAACTTCATCTCCTCACTGGCTGTGCGGGACTATGTGGAGTGGAAGCAGTTATGCCGGGTACAGGTGGAGGGCATTCAGCTTAGCAACCATATTGCTGTCTGTACACGCAAGAACGAGACCCTGTCAGCCGGGCTACAGCGGTTTATTGACATCTGCCGGCAATGA
- a CDS encoding DUF2975 domain-containing protein produces MNRKPGSTTFLKAVLIVFALAALALCIFAVPAIAGFAAELYPDHSYIQVLVMIDLYGAALPFFIALSQAYRLLGFIDRNEAFAEGSVRVLKHIKHAAVSISGMFTLGLPLFYLLAERDDAPGIIVIGLILIFASMVIAVFAAVLQKLLNEAIELKSENDLTV; encoded by the coding sequence ATGAACCGTAAGCCAGGCTCAACCACGTTTCTGAAGGCGGTACTTATTGTGTTCGCGCTGGCTGCGCTGGCCTTGTGTATCTTCGCGGTCCCGGCGATCGCTGGCTTCGCGGCGGAGCTGTATCCAGACCATTCGTATATCCAGGTGCTGGTGATGATAGATCTGTACGGGGCGGCTCTGCCGTTCTTCATAGCACTGTCCCAGGCCTACAGGCTGTTAGGCTTCATTGACCGTAATGAGGCGTTCGCGGAGGGCTCGGTGCGGGTGCTGAAGCATATCAAGCATGCGGCTGTGTCCATTAGCGGAATGTTCACCTTAGGACTGCCGCTGTTCTATCTGCTGGCGGAGAGGGATGATGCCCCGGGCATTATTGTGATCGGGCTGATCCTTATTTTCGCATCCATGGTGATTGCAGTATTCGCGGCGGTGCTCCAGAAGCTCCTGAATGAAGCGATTGAATTGAAATCTGAGAACGATCTGACAGTCTGA
- a CDS encoding helix-turn-helix domain-containing protein, with protein MAIIVNIDVMLAKRKMSVTELTERVGITMANLSILKNGKAKAIRFSTLEAICKALDCQPGDILEYTPDAAE; from the coding sequence ATGGCGATTATCGTTAATATTGATGTGATGCTGGCTAAGCGGAAAATGAGTGTAACAGAGCTTACGGAGCGGGTGGGAATTACGATGGCGAACCTGTCCATTCTGAAGAACGGCAAGGCCAAGGCGATCCGCTTCTCAACGCTTGAGGCAATATGTAAGGCACTGGACTGCCAGCCGGGAGATATTCTGGAATATACACCGGATGCTGCAGAATAA
- a CDS encoding DUF817 domain-containing protein yields MRAMTRLLHFGYHQAMSCIFPVAIFGTLILTRTAELPFIHRYDLILLILLTVQYLMYRSGLETLDEIKVICVFHGIGLVLEMYKIRMGSWAYPEPGYAKLLGVPLYSGFMYASVASYMCQIWRRLKMELTGWPGLAAAGLLGGAIYLNFFTHHYIPDFRWWLTALVVVVFWRTWIIYRVQGKTYRMPLVLAFAIVGFFIWLAENIATFLGAWQYPDQHGSWQLVGFGKISSWFLLVIISVIIVAQLKHVKAGRSGGGHS; encoded by the coding sequence TTGAGAGCCATGACACGGCTGCTGCACTTCGGGTATCATCAGGCGATGAGCTGTATCTTTCCTGTAGCGATCTTCGGAACGTTAATCCTGACCCGGACAGCAGAGCTGCCGTTCATCCACCGCTATGATCTGATTCTGCTGATCCTGCTTACTGTGCAGTACCTGATGTACCGGAGCGGGCTGGAGACGCTGGATGAGATCAAGGTGATCTGTGTGTTTCATGGGATTGGACTGGTGCTGGAGATGTATAAAATAAGAATGGGCTCCTGGGCCTACCCGGAACCCGGTTATGCGAAGCTGCTCGGTGTGCCGCTGTACAGCGGATTCATGTATGCCAGTGTGGCAAGCTACATGTGCCAGATCTGGCGCAGGCTGAAGATGGAGTTGACCGGCTGGCCGGGTCTTGCCGCTGCGGGACTGCTGGGCGGAGCGATCTACCTGAACTTCTTCACCCACCACTATATTCCGGATTTCCGCTGGTGGCTGACAGCCCTGGTAGTAGTGGTATTCTGGAGAACCTGGATCATCTACCGGGTGCAGGGCAAGACGTACCGGATGCCGCTTGTGCTGGCTTTTGCCATTGTAGGCTTCTTCATCTGGCTGGCCGAGAATATTGCGACCTTCCTGGGGGCGTGGCAATACCCGGACCAGCACGGGAGCTGGCAGCTGGTCGGCTTCGGCAAGATCAGCTCATGGTTCCTGCTGGTAATTATCAGCGTGATTATTGTCGCCCAGCTTAAGCATGTGAAGGCCGGGCGGAGCGGCGGGGGACACAGTTAA